In Musa acuminata AAA Group cultivar baxijiao chromosome BXJ3-9, Cavendish_Baxijiao_AAA, whole genome shotgun sequence, a single genomic region encodes these proteins:
- the LOC135650287 gene encoding probable glutamate carboxypeptidase LAMP1 produces METRMMDTSSLEKTPLLDRTATGAPSARLLIAGVLLILLLLLGLTASPPSKATYHSLFLSLGDNATAARHLLALTRSPHVAGTPANADAASYVRSALSAASFPAHVASYDVLLSYPVLRSLALSPSPPPSSAPATAFHLVQEIYPGVPYADAAAEALPAFHAYARSGSAAGPAVYANYGRVEDFANLRAMGVNVTGAVVLARYGKIYRGEIVRNAAAVGAAAAVVYTDSKDYSGDRWFPDGPGMPPSGVQAGSTYRGIGDPTTPGWPSSAGCERLSAAEVATSGMTPGIPSLPVSARDGEAIQRSIGGQAAPHDWQGGEGAPVYRLGPGPGFLNLTYIGNETLATIENVCAMIEGEDEPDRYVILGNHRDAWTFGAVDPNSGTAALLEIAQRLGKLRKRGWRPRRTIVFCNWDAEEYGLIGSTEWVEENKEMLASRAIAYLNVDCAAGGPGFHASTTPQLDEIIKQATKKVQDPDNFSQMVYDSWVNSNDSKLIGRLGGRGTDFAAFVQHVGVPSVDLFFGGGYPVYHSLYDDFVWMQKFGDPLFHRQVAVASIWGLVALRLADDEFLPFNYISYALELQGSTKTLEDRVLGMPVTFTPLYRSIEELEKAATNIDKEKKALELEVGLVGRRKDLLKVRELNDRLMMAERAFTDREGLFHREWYKHLIYGPSLHDDYGSNSFPGIDDAIEKAKSLNTSDSWRFVQHEVWRAARVVTQASLVLHGKFT; encoded by the exons ATGGAAACACGGATGATGGACACGTCATCCCTCGAGAAGACTCCCCTCCTCGATCGCACCGCCACCGGCGCTCCCTCCGCCCGCCTACTCATCGCCGGCGTCCTCCTTATCCTCCTCCTACTCCTCGGCCTTACCGCTTCCCCTCCCTCCAAAGCCACCTACCActccctcttcctctccctcgGCGACAACGCCACCGCCGCCCGCCACCTCCTCGCACTCACCCGCAGCCCCCACGTCGCCGGCACTCCGGCCAACGCCGATGCCGCCTCCTACGTCCGGTCCGCACTCTCCGCCGCCTCCTTCCCCGCCCACGTCGCCTCCTACGACGTCCTCCTCTCTTACCCCGTCCTCCGCTCCCTCGCTCTCTCCCCTTCACCGCCGCCCTCGTCCGCCCCCGCCACCGCCTTCCACCTCGTACAGGAGATTTACCCTGGAGTCCCCTACGCTGATGCCGCCGCCGAGGCGCTCCCCGCCTTCCACGCCTACGCTCGTTCCGGCTCCGCCGCTGGCCCTGCCGTCTACGCCAACTACGGTCGCGTGGAGGACTTCGCCAACCTCAGGGCGATGGGGGTGAACGTCACCGGGGCGGTGGTTCTAGCGAGGTACGGGAAGATATATCGGGGGGAAATCGTAAGGAACGCGGCCGCCGTTGGGGCAGCCGCTGCGGTGGTGTACACCGATTCCAAGGATTACAGCGGCGATCGCTGGTTCCCGGATGGACCGGGGATGCCGCCGAGTGGTGTCCAGGCGGGAAGCACGTACCGGGGAATCGGGGATCCGACGACGCCGGGATGGCCAAGCTCTGCCGGTTGTGAGCGGCTGAGCGCGGCGGAGGTGGCGACGAGTGGTATGACGCCGGGGATTCCATCGCTACCGGTCTCTGCGAGGGACGGCGAGGCGATACAGAGGTCCATCGGGGGTCAGGCGGCACCTCATGATTGGCAGGGAGGCGAAGGGGCTCCCGTTTACCGGCTTGGTCCTGGTCCCGGGTTCCTCAACCTGACGTACATT GGCAATGAAACACTGGCGACAATAGAGAACGTCTGTGCTATGATCGAAGGGGAAGACGAGCCCGACCG GTATGTCATTCTTGGTAATCATCGAGATGCATGGACATTTGGAGCAGTCGATCCAAACAGCGGAACTGCAGCTTTACTCGAG ATTGCTCAGAGGCTGGGGAAGCTACGAAAGAGAGGATGGAGACCTCGGCGGACCATTGTCTTTTGTAATTGGGATGCAGAAGAATATGGCTTG ATTGGATCAACAGAATGGGTTGAAGAGAACAAGGAAATGCTAGCTTCAAGAGCTATTGCTTATTTGAATGTTGACTGTGCAGCCGGAGGTCCTGGATTCCATGCATCTACAACACCGCAgcttgatgaaataattaaaCAAGCAACTAAAAAG GTTCAAGACCCAGATAATTTCTCTCAGATGGTATATGATTCATGGGTTAACTCCAATGATTCTAAGCTC ATTGGGAGATTAGGTGGTAGAGGAACAGACTTTGCAGCATTCGTCCAACATGTTGGAGTTCCTTCTGTAGACTTGTTTTTTGGAGGAG GATACCCAGTTTACCATTCATTGTATGATGATTTTGTATGGATGCAGAAATTTGGAGACCCTTTATTCCATAGACAAGTGGCAG TGGCTAGCATCTGGGGTCTTGTTGCTTTGAGGCTTGCAGATGATGAGTTCTTGCCTTTTAATTACATTTCCTATGCTCTTGAGCTCCAG GGAAGCACAAAGACACTAGAAGACAGGGTATTGGGGATGCCTGTTACTTTCACTCCATTGTACAGGTCAATAGAGGAATTGGAGAAGGCAGCTACTAATATAGACAAAGAGAAAAAG GCACTAGAACTGGAAGTCGGATTAGTAGGACGCAGAAAGGATCTGCTGAAAGTTCGAGAACTCAATGACAGGCTGATGATGGCCGAACGGGCATTTACAGATCGGGAGGGGCTCTTTCACAGAGAATGGTACAAGCATTTG ATTTATGGACCTTCATTGCATGACGATTATGGATCAAATTCATTTCCTGGGATCGATGATGCGATCGAGAAGGCTAAGAGTTTGAACACTTCAGATTCATGGCGTTTTGTGCAGCATGAAGTGTGGAGGGCTGCCAGGGTTGTCACCCAGGCATCCCTGGTCCTTCATGGAAAATTCACGTGA
- the LOC135648513 gene encoding uncharacterized protein LOC135648513 — MDPCPFVRLIIESLVLKLPAISKPAGPGVHPSTTPCFCSLHLQDCASSPHTTPLPVAADPNSTTNLMEAPVPAGPPASVVISLDPPTLQRLSGKRASLVVSVYMGRTGSTCGFSSGRLLGRVRVAMDLEVAPTRPTVAQNGWVSVGAGRSAARLHLVVRSEPDPRFVFHFGGEPECSPVVYQIQGNCGGNRSRCIRQPVFSCRFTVDRRRNSRSMSSSLASDGSRSNSIRSWFSSLGGERDHQRREQRKGWTVTIHDLSGSPVAAASMVTPFVPSPGSDRVSRSNPGAWLILRPIGGSTSAATNWKPWGRLEAWRERGPVDALGYRFELVPDTGHIGGVPIAESSLSVRKGGQFCIDPSVIGDMVAGQWPFDGGFVMGSTVEGEGKASKPSVQVGVQHVSCMADVALFIALSAAIDLSMDACQLFSQKLRKELCQDQQDYSL; from the exons ATGGATCCGTGTCCCTTCGTGCGGCTTATCATCGAATCCCTCGTGCTGAAACTGCCGGCCATATCGAAGCCGGCAGGGCCGGGCGTGCACCCCTCGACCACCCCCTGCTTCTGCTCTCTGCACCTCCAGGACTGCGCCTCCTCGCCCCACACCACCCCGCTCCCCGTCGCCGCCGATCCCAACTCGACGACCAACCTGATGGAGGCGCCCGTCCCCGCCGGCCCTCCCGCCTCGGTGGTCATCAGCCTCGACCCGCCCACGCTGCAGCGGCTCTCGGGCAAGCGGGCGAGCCTGGTGGTGTCGGTCTACATGGGCCGGACGGGGAGCACGTGCGGGTTCAGCTCGGGGCGGCTTCTGGGGCGGGTGCGGGTGGCGATGGACCTGGAGGTGGCGCCGACGAGGCCCACGGTGGCGCAGAACGGGTGGGTGAGCGTGGGCGCTGGGCGGTCGGCGGCAAGGCTTCACCTGGTGGTCCGGTCCGAGCCCGACCCCCGCTTCGTGTTCCATTTCGGCGGCGAGCCGGAGTGCAGCCCGGTGGTGTATCAGATCCAGGGAAACTGCGGCGGCAACCGCAGCCGGTGTATTCGGCAGCCGGTCTTCAGTTGCCGCTTCACCGTCGACCGCCGGCGGAACTCCAGATCCATGTCCTC ATCGCTGGCATCTGATGGCTCCCGCAGCAATAGCATCAGAAGCTGGTTTAGTTCCTTGGGGGGAGAAAGGGACCACCAAAGAAGGGAGCAGCGCAAAGGCTGGACCGTGACGATACATGACCTGTCGGGCTCTCCGGTGGCTGCCGCGTCCATGGTGACGCCCTTCGTCCCGTCCCCCGGCTCCGACCGCGTCTCGAGGTCCAACCCCGGAGCGTGGCTCATCCTCCGGCCCATCGGCGGCTCAACCTCCGCCGCCACCAACTGGAAGCCATGGGGCCGCCTCGAGGCATGGCGAGAACGAGGGCCCGTCGACGCCCTGGGCTACCGGTTCGAGCTCGTGCCGGACACCGGACACATCGGCGGCGTGCCCATCGCCGAGTCCTCCCTCAGCGTCCGCAAAGGTGGCCAGTTCTGCATCGATCCCAGCGTGATCGGGGACATGGTGGCCGGCCAATGGCCGTTCGACGGAGGGTTCGTGATGGGATCCACGGTCGAAGGGGAGGGGAAGGCAAGCAAGCCGTCGGTGCAGGTGGGCGTGCAGCACGTCTCATGCATGGCCGACGTGGCCCTGTTCATAGCGCTATCTGCCGCTATTGATCTCAGCATGGATGCCTGTCAGCTGTTCTCACAGAAGCTAAGGAAGGAGCTGTGCCAGGACCAGCAAGATTACAGCCTTTGA